One genomic region from bacterium encodes:
- a CDS encoding class II fructose-bisphosphate aldolase, which yields MPLVGTREMFKKAYEGGYAVGAFNVNNMELLQAIADAGHEERSPLILQVSSGARKYARREYLTHLVKAAVETYPDLPIALHLDHGDSFELCKACVDDGFSSVMIDASHFGFEENVHITKQVVEYAHARNVPVEAELGKLTSTSDEPGAKESVYTDPDEAKRFVELTGCDSLAISIGTSHGAYKFKGEPTLDFARLERIQKLLPNYPIVLHGASSVPKD from the coding sequence ATGCCATTAGTCGGAACCCGCGAGATGTTCAAAAAGGCCTATGAAGGCGGCTATGCCGTCGGGGCCTTCAACGTCAACAACATGGAGCTGCTCCAGGCCATCGCCGACGCCGGGCACGAGGAGAGATCCCCCCTGATCCTGCAGGTGTCCTCCGGGGCCCGCAAGTACGCCCGCCGGGAGTACCTCACTCATCTGGTGAAAGCCGCGGTGGAGACCTATCCCGACCTGCCCATCGCTTTACACCTGGACCACGGCGACAGCTTTGAGCTGTGCAAGGCCTGCGTGGACGACGGCTTCTCATCGGTGATGATAGACGCCTCGCATTTCGGCTTCGAGGAGAATGTCCACATCACCAAGCAGGTGGTGGAATACGCCCATGCCCGAAATGTTCCCGTTGAGGCCGAGCTGGGCAAGTTGACCTCGACCTCGGACGAGCCCGGCGCCAAGGAATCCGTTTACACCGACCCCGACGAGGCCAAGCGGTTCGTGGAACTGACCGGATGCGATTCCCTGGCCATATCCATCGGGACCTCGCACGGGGCCTACAAGTTCAAGGGCGAGCCCACCCTGGACTTCGCCCGGTTGGAGAGGATCCAGAAACTTCTTCCCAACTATCCCATAGTGCTGCACGGGGCCTCATCTGTCCCCAAAGAC